A section of the Perognathus longimembris pacificus isolate PPM17 chromosome 7, ASM2315922v1, whole genome shotgun sequence genome encodes:
- the Map7d1 gene encoding MAP7 domain-containing protein 1 isoform X7: MESGPHAEPGPGASPAVVARIPPEPRPSPEGDPSPPPPPPPMSTLVPDTPPDTPPAMKNAISPKPETPAEQVEPRPALLQEDSPSSDSKSRGPTPPASGPRDARPPRRSSQPSPTAVPASDSPSTKQDVKKAGERHKLAKERREERAKYLAAKKAVWLEKEEKAKVLREKQLQERRRRLEEQRLKAEQRRAALEERQRQKLEKNKERYEAAIQRSVKKTWAEIRQQRWSWAGALHHSSPGRRTNRSLQLSAWESSIVDRLMTPTLSFLARSRSAVTLPRNGRDQGRGGGPGRRPIRGRAGASLGPGPHPDRTHPSAAVPVCPRSASASPLTPCSAPRSVHRCTPAGERGERRKPGSGGSPALARRRPEASPVQKKEKKDKERENEKEKSALARERSLKKRQSLPASVRPRLSTGASSQPSPKSKARTSSPSTSWPRPASPCLSPGPGHALPPKPPSPRGTTASSKGRVRRKEEAKESPSPAVAQDKNQDKGRASDEKEPAGPPSPAPSPVPSPSPAQPQKEHPTVETPADMPVLISSPAPAPPVTPSKPMAGTTDREEATRLLAEKRRQAREQREREEQERRLQAERDKRMREEQLAREAEARAEREAEARRREEQEAREKAQAEQEEQERLQKQKEEAEARSREEAERQRLEREKHFQREEQERQERKKRLEEIMKRTRKSEVAETKKQDRKEATANNSSQDPEKAVEARPSGLQKDTMQKEELPPQEPQWSLPSKELPGSLVNGLQPLPAHQENGFSPKGPSGDKSLGRTPEALLPFAEAEAFLKKAVVQPPQVTEVL; this comes from the exons ATGGAGAGCGGCCCGCACGCGGAGCCGGGTCCCGGCGCATCCCCAG CTGTGGTAGCCAGGATCCCCCCAGAGCCAAGACCTTCTCCAGAAGGTGACCCttctccacctccaccaccaccaccaatgtcAACCCTGGTCCCTGACACTCCCCCGGATACCCCTCCTGCCATGAAGAATGCCATTAGCCCCAAACCAGAGACCCCCGCCGAGCAGGTTGAGCCCAGACCAGCCCTGCTGCAGGAAGATTCCCCTTCCTCAGACTCAAAGAGCAGAGGACCCACCCCACCTGCCTCAGGCCCGAGGGATGCCAGGCCTCCTCGAAGGAGCAGCCAGCCCTCACCAACAGCAGTGCCAGCCTCTGACAGCCCTTCCACTAAGCAGG ATGTCAAGAAGGCAGGAGAGAGACACAAGCTGGCAAAGGAGCGGCGAGAAGAGCGGGCCAAGTACCTGG CGGCCAAGAAGGCAGTGTGgctagagaaggaggagaaggccaAGGTGCTACGGGAAAAACAGCTCCAGGAGCGCCGGCGGCGGCTAGAAGAACAACGGCTGAAAGCCGAACAACGCCGGGCAGCCCTGGAGGAGAGGCAGCGGCAGAAGCTCGAGAAAAACAAG GAGCGCTACGAAGCAGCCATCCAGAGGTCAGTGAAGAAGACATGGGCTGAAATCCGGCAGCAGCGCTGGTCCTGGGCAGGGGCCCTACACCACAGCTCTCCAGGACGTAGGACTA ATCGCAGCCTGCAGCTGAGCGCGTGGGAGAGCAGCATCGTGGACCGTCTGATGACGCCCACCCTCTCCTTCCTGGCTCGGAGTCGCAGTGCGGTCACCCTGCCCCGAAATGGCCGCGACCAGGGTAGGGGCGGCGGCCCTGGGAGACGCCCCATCAGGGGCCGGGCAGGGGCCAGCCTCGGGCCTGGACCGCACCCCGACCGCACTCATCCCTCCGCAGCCGTGCCCGTGTGCCCGCGCTCGGCCTCCGCCAGCCCCCTGACGCCTTGCAGCGCCCCTCGGAGCGTGCACCGCTGCACCCCCGCCGGGGAGCGCGGGGAGCGGCGCAAGCCCGGCTCCGGCGGCAGCCCTGCTTTGGCCCGCCGCCGGCCGGAAGCCTCGCCG gtgcagaagaaagagaagaaggataaGGAGCGGGAAAACGAGAAGGAAAAAAGCGCCCTAGCCCGGGAGCGCAGCCTTAAGAAGCGCCAGTCCCTGCCTGCCTCTGTGCGTCCGCGCCTCTCCACGGGCGCATCCTCCCAGCCCAG CCCTAAATCCAAGGCCCGGACGTCCTCTCCCTCCACATCCTGGCCTAGGCCTGCCTCTCCTTGCCTTAGCCCTGGGCCTGGCCATGCTCTGCCTCCAAAACCACCATCCCCCCGAGGCACTACTGCATCATCCAAGGGGCGAGTTCggaggaaggaggaggcaaaGGAGAGCCCCAGCCCAGCAGTGGCTCAGGACAAGAACCAGGACAAGGGCAGGGCCAGTGATGAGAAGGAGCCTGCGGGCCCACCCTCACCAGCACCCTCACCTGTGCCCTcacccagcccagctcagccccagaAGGAGCATCCCACAGTGGAGACCCCTGCAG ATATGCCTGTCCTGAtctcatccccagcccctgctcccccGGTGACCCCTAGCAAACCCATGGCTGGCACCACAGACAGAGAAGAGGCCACTCGTCTCCTTGCTGAAAAGCGGCGCCAGGCCCGGGAACAGCGGGAGCGGGAGGAGCAGGAGCGGAGGCTACAGGCGGAAAGGGACAA GCGAATGCGGGAAGAGCAGCTGGCACGAGAGGCTGAGGCTCGGGCTGAGCGGGAGGCCGAGGCCCGGAGGCGGGAGGAGCAGGAGGCCCGAGAGAAGGCACAGGctgagcaggaggagcaggaacgGCTGCAGAAGCAG AAAGAGGAAGCTGAAGCCCGTTCGAGGGAAGAAGCAGAGCGGCAGCGTCTAGAGCGGGAAAAGCACTTCCAGCGGGAGGAGCAGGAGCGGCAGGAACGTAAAAAG CGTCTGGAAGAGATAATGAAGAGGACTCGGAAATCAGAAGTTGCTGAAACCAAG AAGCAGGACCGAAAGGAGGCCACAGCCAACAATTCCAGCCAAG ACCCAGAGAAAGCAGTGGAGGCCAGGCCCTCGGGCCTGCAGAAGGACACTATGCAGAAAGAGGAGCTGCCCCCCCAAGAGCCACAGTGGAG CCTGCCAAGCAAAGAGCTGCCAGGGTCCCTGGTGAATGGTCTGCagcctcttccagcacaccaggAGAATGGCTTCTCCCCCAAGGGACCTTCTGGGGACAAGAGTCTGGGCCGAACACCAGAGGCACTTCTGCCCTTTGCGGAGGCAGAAGCCTTTCTCAAGAAAGCTGTGGTGCAGCCCCCGCAGGTCACAG aAGTCCTTTAA
- the Map7d1 gene encoding MAP7 domain-containing protein 1 isoform X4, producing the protein MESGPHAEPGPGASPAVVARIPPEPRPSPEGDPSPPPPPPPMSTLVPDTPPDTPPAMKNAISPKPETPAEQVEPRPALLQEDSPSSDSKSRGPTPPASGPRDARPPRRSSQPSPTAVPASDSPSTKQDVKKAGERHKLAKERREERAKYLAAKKAVWLEKEEKAKVLREKQLQERRRRLEEQRLKAEQRRAALEERQRQKLEKNKERYEAAIQRSVKKTWAEIRQQRWSWAGALHHSSPGRRTSGNRCSVSAVNLPKHVDSIINKRLSKSSATLWNSPSRNRSLQLSAWESSIVDRLMTPTLSFLARSRSAVTLPRNGRDQAVPVCPRSASASPLTPCSAPRSVHRCTPAGERGERRKPGSGGSPALARRRPEASPVQKKEKKDKERENEKEKSALARERSLKKRQSLPASVRPRLSTGASSQPSPKSKARTSSPSTSWPRPASPCLSPGPGHALPPKPPSPRGTTASSKGRVRRKEEAKESPSPAVAQDKNQDKGRASDEKEPAGPPSPAPSPVPSPSPAQPQKEHPTVETPADMPVLISSPAPAPPVTPSKPMAGTTDREEATRLLAEKRRQAREQREREEQERRLQAERDKRMREEQLAREAEARAEREAEARRREEQEAREKAQAEQEEQERLQKQKEEAEARSREEAERQRLEREKHFQREEQERQERKKRLEEIMKRTRKSEVAETKVVDIALEPDCSSSSKQKQDRKEATANNSSQDPEKAVEARPSGLQKDTMQKEELPPQEPQWSLPSKELPGSLVNGLQPLPAHQENGFSPKGPSGDKSLGRTPEALLPFAEAEAFLKKAVVQPPQVTEVL; encoded by the exons ATGGAGAGCGGCCCGCACGCGGAGCCGGGTCCCGGCGCATCCCCAG CTGTGGTAGCCAGGATCCCCCCAGAGCCAAGACCTTCTCCAGAAGGTGACCCttctccacctccaccaccaccaccaatgtcAACCCTGGTCCCTGACACTCCCCCGGATACCCCTCCTGCCATGAAGAATGCCATTAGCCCCAAACCAGAGACCCCCGCCGAGCAGGTTGAGCCCAGACCAGCCCTGCTGCAGGAAGATTCCCCTTCCTCAGACTCAAAGAGCAGAGGACCCACCCCACCTGCCTCAGGCCCGAGGGATGCCAGGCCTCCTCGAAGGAGCAGCCAGCCCTCACCAACAGCAGTGCCAGCCTCTGACAGCCCTTCCACTAAGCAGG ATGTCAAGAAGGCAGGAGAGAGACACAAGCTGGCAAAGGAGCGGCGAGAAGAGCGGGCCAAGTACCTGG CGGCCAAGAAGGCAGTGTGgctagagaaggaggagaaggccaAGGTGCTACGGGAAAAACAGCTCCAGGAGCGCCGGCGGCGGCTAGAAGAACAACGGCTGAAAGCCGAACAACGCCGGGCAGCCCTGGAGGAGAGGCAGCGGCAGAAGCTCGAGAAAAACAAG GAGCGCTACGAAGCAGCCATCCAGAGGTCAGTGAAGAAGACATGGGCTGAAATCCGGCAGCAGCGCTGGTCCTGGGCAGGGGCCCTACACCACAGCTCTCCAGGACGTAGGACTA GTGGGAACAGGTGCTCCGTGTCGGCAGTAAACCTGCCCAAACACGTGGACTCTATAATCAACAAGCGGCTCTCAAAGTCCTCTGCCACACTCTGGAACTCCCCCAGTAGAA ATCGCAGCCTGCAGCTGAGCGCGTGGGAGAGCAGCATCGTGGACCGTCTGATGACGCCCACCCTCTCCTTCCTGGCTCGGAGTCGCAGTGCGGTCACCCTGCCCCGAAATGGCCGCGACCAGG CCGTGCCCGTGTGCCCGCGCTCGGCCTCCGCCAGCCCCCTGACGCCTTGCAGCGCCCCTCGGAGCGTGCACCGCTGCACCCCCGCCGGGGAGCGCGGGGAGCGGCGCAAGCCCGGCTCCGGCGGCAGCCCTGCTTTGGCCCGCCGCCGGCCGGAAGCCTCGCCG gtgcagaagaaagagaagaaggataaGGAGCGGGAAAACGAGAAGGAAAAAAGCGCCCTAGCCCGGGAGCGCAGCCTTAAGAAGCGCCAGTCCCTGCCTGCCTCTGTGCGTCCGCGCCTCTCCACGGGCGCATCCTCCCAGCCCAG CCCTAAATCCAAGGCCCGGACGTCCTCTCCCTCCACATCCTGGCCTAGGCCTGCCTCTCCTTGCCTTAGCCCTGGGCCTGGCCATGCTCTGCCTCCAAAACCACCATCCCCCCGAGGCACTACTGCATCATCCAAGGGGCGAGTTCggaggaaggaggaggcaaaGGAGAGCCCCAGCCCAGCAGTGGCTCAGGACAAGAACCAGGACAAGGGCAGGGCCAGTGATGAGAAGGAGCCTGCGGGCCCACCCTCACCAGCACCCTCACCTGTGCCCTcacccagcccagctcagccccagaAGGAGCATCCCACAGTGGAGACCCCTGCAG ATATGCCTGTCCTGAtctcatccccagcccctgctcccccGGTGACCCCTAGCAAACCCATGGCTGGCACCACAGACAGAGAAGAGGCCACTCGTCTCCTTGCTGAAAAGCGGCGCCAGGCCCGGGAACAGCGGGAGCGGGAGGAGCAGGAGCGGAGGCTACAGGCGGAAAGGGACAA GCGAATGCGGGAAGAGCAGCTGGCACGAGAGGCTGAGGCTCGGGCTGAGCGGGAGGCCGAGGCCCGGAGGCGGGAGGAGCAGGAGGCCCGAGAGAAGGCACAGGctgagcaggaggagcaggaacgGCTGCAGAAGCAG AAAGAGGAAGCTGAAGCCCGTTCGAGGGAAGAAGCAGAGCGGCAGCGTCTAGAGCGGGAAAAGCACTTCCAGCGGGAGGAGCAGGAGCGGCAGGAACGTAAAAAG CGTCTGGAAGAGATAATGAAGAGGACTCGGAAATCAGAAGTTGCTGAAACCAAG GTGGTTGACATAGCCCTTGAGCCTGACTGCTCTTCCTCTTCAAAGCAGAAGCAGGACCGAAAGGAGGCCACAGCCAACAATTCCAGCCAAG ACCCAGAGAAAGCAGTGGAGGCCAGGCCCTCGGGCCTGCAGAAGGACACTATGCAGAAAGAGGAGCTGCCCCCCCAAGAGCCACAGTGGAG CCTGCCAAGCAAAGAGCTGCCAGGGTCCCTGGTGAATGGTCTGCagcctcttccagcacaccaggAGAATGGCTTCTCCCCCAAGGGACCTTCTGGGGACAAGAGTCTGGGCCGAACACCAGAGGCACTTCTGCCCTTTGCGGAGGCAGAAGCCTTTCTCAAGAAAGCTGTGGTGCAGCCCCCGCAGGTCACAG aAGTCCTTTAA
- the Map7d1 gene encoding MAP7 domain-containing protein 1 isoform X6, which translates to MESGPHAEPGPGASPAVVARIPPEPRPSPEGDPSPPPPPPPMSTLVPDTPPDTPPAMKNAISPKPETPAEQVEPRPALLQEDSPSSDSKSRGPTPPASGPRDARPPRRSSQPSPTAVPASDSPSTKQDVKKAGERHKLAKERREERAKYLAAKKAVWLEKEEKAKVLREKQLQERRRRLEEQRLKAEQRRAALEERQRQKLEKNKERYEAAIQRSVKKTWAEIRQQRWSWAGALHHSSPGRRTSGNRCSVSAVNLPKHVDSIINKRLSKSSATLWNSPSRNRSLQLSAWESSIVDRLMTPTLSFLARSRSAVTLPRNGRDQAVPVCPRSASASPLTPCSAPRSVHRCTPAGERGERRKPGSGGSPALARRRPEASPVQKKEKKDKERENEKEKSALARERSLKKRQSLPASVRPRLSTGASSQPSPKSKARTSSPSTSWPRPASPCLSPGPGHALPPKPPSPRGTTASSKGRVRRKEEAKESPSPAVAQDKNQDKGRASDEKEPAGPPSPAPSPVPSPSPAQPQKEHPTVETPADMPVLISSPAPAPPVTPSKPMAGTTDREEATRLLAEKRRQAREQREREEQERRLQAERDKRMREEQLAREAEARAEREAEARRREEQEAREKAQAEQEEQERLQKQKEEAEARSREEAERQRLEREKHFQREEQERQERKKRLEEIMKRTRKSEVAETKKQDRKEATANNSSQDPEKAVEARPSGLQKDTMQKEELPPQEPQWSLPSKELPGSLVNGLQPLPAHQENGFSPKGPSGDKSLGRTPEALLPFAEAEAFLKKAVVQPPQVTEVL; encoded by the exons ATGGAGAGCGGCCCGCACGCGGAGCCGGGTCCCGGCGCATCCCCAG CTGTGGTAGCCAGGATCCCCCCAGAGCCAAGACCTTCTCCAGAAGGTGACCCttctccacctccaccaccaccaccaatgtcAACCCTGGTCCCTGACACTCCCCCGGATACCCCTCCTGCCATGAAGAATGCCATTAGCCCCAAACCAGAGACCCCCGCCGAGCAGGTTGAGCCCAGACCAGCCCTGCTGCAGGAAGATTCCCCTTCCTCAGACTCAAAGAGCAGAGGACCCACCCCACCTGCCTCAGGCCCGAGGGATGCCAGGCCTCCTCGAAGGAGCAGCCAGCCCTCACCAACAGCAGTGCCAGCCTCTGACAGCCCTTCCACTAAGCAGG ATGTCAAGAAGGCAGGAGAGAGACACAAGCTGGCAAAGGAGCGGCGAGAAGAGCGGGCCAAGTACCTGG CGGCCAAGAAGGCAGTGTGgctagagaaggaggagaaggccaAGGTGCTACGGGAAAAACAGCTCCAGGAGCGCCGGCGGCGGCTAGAAGAACAACGGCTGAAAGCCGAACAACGCCGGGCAGCCCTGGAGGAGAGGCAGCGGCAGAAGCTCGAGAAAAACAAG GAGCGCTACGAAGCAGCCATCCAGAGGTCAGTGAAGAAGACATGGGCTGAAATCCGGCAGCAGCGCTGGTCCTGGGCAGGGGCCCTACACCACAGCTCTCCAGGACGTAGGACTA GTGGGAACAGGTGCTCCGTGTCGGCAGTAAACCTGCCCAAACACGTGGACTCTATAATCAACAAGCGGCTCTCAAAGTCCTCTGCCACACTCTGGAACTCCCCCAGTAGAA ATCGCAGCCTGCAGCTGAGCGCGTGGGAGAGCAGCATCGTGGACCGTCTGATGACGCCCACCCTCTCCTTCCTGGCTCGGAGTCGCAGTGCGGTCACCCTGCCCCGAAATGGCCGCGACCAGG CCGTGCCCGTGTGCCCGCGCTCGGCCTCCGCCAGCCCCCTGACGCCTTGCAGCGCCCCTCGGAGCGTGCACCGCTGCACCCCCGCCGGGGAGCGCGGGGAGCGGCGCAAGCCCGGCTCCGGCGGCAGCCCTGCTTTGGCCCGCCGCCGGCCGGAAGCCTCGCCG gtgcagaagaaagagaagaaggataaGGAGCGGGAAAACGAGAAGGAAAAAAGCGCCCTAGCCCGGGAGCGCAGCCTTAAGAAGCGCCAGTCCCTGCCTGCCTCTGTGCGTCCGCGCCTCTCCACGGGCGCATCCTCCCAGCCCAG CCCTAAATCCAAGGCCCGGACGTCCTCTCCCTCCACATCCTGGCCTAGGCCTGCCTCTCCTTGCCTTAGCCCTGGGCCTGGCCATGCTCTGCCTCCAAAACCACCATCCCCCCGAGGCACTACTGCATCATCCAAGGGGCGAGTTCggaggaaggaggaggcaaaGGAGAGCCCCAGCCCAGCAGTGGCTCAGGACAAGAACCAGGACAAGGGCAGGGCCAGTGATGAGAAGGAGCCTGCGGGCCCACCCTCACCAGCACCCTCACCTGTGCCCTcacccagcccagctcagccccagaAGGAGCATCCCACAGTGGAGACCCCTGCAG ATATGCCTGTCCTGAtctcatccccagcccctgctcccccGGTGACCCCTAGCAAACCCATGGCTGGCACCACAGACAGAGAAGAGGCCACTCGTCTCCTTGCTGAAAAGCGGCGCCAGGCCCGGGAACAGCGGGAGCGGGAGGAGCAGGAGCGGAGGCTACAGGCGGAAAGGGACAA GCGAATGCGGGAAGAGCAGCTGGCACGAGAGGCTGAGGCTCGGGCTGAGCGGGAGGCCGAGGCCCGGAGGCGGGAGGAGCAGGAGGCCCGAGAGAAGGCACAGGctgagcaggaggagcaggaacgGCTGCAGAAGCAG AAAGAGGAAGCTGAAGCCCGTTCGAGGGAAGAAGCAGAGCGGCAGCGTCTAGAGCGGGAAAAGCACTTCCAGCGGGAGGAGCAGGAGCGGCAGGAACGTAAAAAG CGTCTGGAAGAGATAATGAAGAGGACTCGGAAATCAGAAGTTGCTGAAACCAAG AAGCAGGACCGAAAGGAGGCCACAGCCAACAATTCCAGCCAAG ACCCAGAGAAAGCAGTGGAGGCCAGGCCCTCGGGCCTGCAGAAGGACACTATGCAGAAAGAGGAGCTGCCCCCCCAAGAGCCACAGTGGAG CCTGCCAAGCAAAGAGCTGCCAGGGTCCCTGGTGAATGGTCTGCagcctcttccagcacaccaggAGAATGGCTTCTCCCCCAAGGGACCTTCTGGGGACAAGAGTCTGGGCCGAACACCAGAGGCACTTCTGCCCTTTGCGGAGGCAGAAGCCTTTCTCAAGAAAGCTGTGGTGCAGCCCCCGCAGGTCACAG aAGTCCTTTAA
- the Map7d1 gene encoding MAP7 domain-containing protein 1 isoform X8 — MESGPHAEPGPGASPAVVARIPPEPRPSPEGDPSPPPPPPPMSTLVPDTPPDTPPAMKNAISPKPETPAEQVEPRPALLQEDSPSSDSKSRGPTPPASGPRDARPPRRSSQPSPTAVPASDSPSTKQDVKKAGERHKLAKERREERAKYLAAKKAVWLEKEEKAKVLREKQLQERRRRLEEQRLKAEQRRAALEERQRQKLEKNKERYEAAIQRSVKKTWAEIRQQRWSWAGALHHSSPGRRTNRSLQLSAWESSIVDRLMTPTLSFLARSRSAVTLPRNGRDQAVPVCPRSASASPLTPCSAPRSVHRCTPAGERGERRKPGSGGSPALARRRPEASPVQKKEKKDKERENEKEKSALARERSLKKRQSLPASVRPRLSTGASSQPSPKSKARTSSPSTSWPRPASPCLSPGPGHALPPKPPSPRGTTASSKGRVRRKEEAKESPSPAVAQDKNQDKGRASDEKEPAGPPSPAPSPVPSPSPAQPQKEHPTVETPADMPVLISSPAPAPPVTPSKPMAGTTDREEATRLLAEKRRQAREQREREEQERRLQAERDKRMREEQLAREAEARAEREAEARRREEQEAREKAQAEQEEQERLQKQKEEAEARSREEAERQRLEREKHFQREEQERQERKKRLEEIMKRTRKSEVAETKKQDRKEATANNSSQDPEKAVEARPSGLQKDTMQKEELPPQEPQWSLPSKELPGSLVNGLQPLPAHQENGFSPKGPSGDKSLGRTPEALLPFAEAEAFLKKAVVQPPQVTEVL, encoded by the exons ATGGAGAGCGGCCCGCACGCGGAGCCGGGTCCCGGCGCATCCCCAG CTGTGGTAGCCAGGATCCCCCCAGAGCCAAGACCTTCTCCAGAAGGTGACCCttctccacctccaccaccaccaccaatgtcAACCCTGGTCCCTGACACTCCCCCGGATACCCCTCCTGCCATGAAGAATGCCATTAGCCCCAAACCAGAGACCCCCGCCGAGCAGGTTGAGCCCAGACCAGCCCTGCTGCAGGAAGATTCCCCTTCCTCAGACTCAAAGAGCAGAGGACCCACCCCACCTGCCTCAGGCCCGAGGGATGCCAGGCCTCCTCGAAGGAGCAGCCAGCCCTCACCAACAGCAGTGCCAGCCTCTGACAGCCCTTCCACTAAGCAGG ATGTCAAGAAGGCAGGAGAGAGACACAAGCTGGCAAAGGAGCGGCGAGAAGAGCGGGCCAAGTACCTGG CGGCCAAGAAGGCAGTGTGgctagagaaggaggagaaggccaAGGTGCTACGGGAAAAACAGCTCCAGGAGCGCCGGCGGCGGCTAGAAGAACAACGGCTGAAAGCCGAACAACGCCGGGCAGCCCTGGAGGAGAGGCAGCGGCAGAAGCTCGAGAAAAACAAG GAGCGCTACGAAGCAGCCATCCAGAGGTCAGTGAAGAAGACATGGGCTGAAATCCGGCAGCAGCGCTGGTCCTGGGCAGGGGCCCTACACCACAGCTCTCCAGGACGTAGGACTA ATCGCAGCCTGCAGCTGAGCGCGTGGGAGAGCAGCATCGTGGACCGTCTGATGACGCCCACCCTCTCCTTCCTGGCTCGGAGTCGCAGTGCGGTCACCCTGCCCCGAAATGGCCGCGACCAGG CCGTGCCCGTGTGCCCGCGCTCGGCCTCCGCCAGCCCCCTGACGCCTTGCAGCGCCCCTCGGAGCGTGCACCGCTGCACCCCCGCCGGGGAGCGCGGGGAGCGGCGCAAGCCCGGCTCCGGCGGCAGCCCTGCTTTGGCCCGCCGCCGGCCGGAAGCCTCGCCG gtgcagaagaaagagaagaaggataaGGAGCGGGAAAACGAGAAGGAAAAAAGCGCCCTAGCCCGGGAGCGCAGCCTTAAGAAGCGCCAGTCCCTGCCTGCCTCTGTGCGTCCGCGCCTCTCCACGGGCGCATCCTCCCAGCCCAG CCCTAAATCCAAGGCCCGGACGTCCTCTCCCTCCACATCCTGGCCTAGGCCTGCCTCTCCTTGCCTTAGCCCTGGGCCTGGCCATGCTCTGCCTCCAAAACCACCATCCCCCCGAGGCACTACTGCATCATCCAAGGGGCGAGTTCggaggaaggaggaggcaaaGGAGAGCCCCAGCCCAGCAGTGGCTCAGGACAAGAACCAGGACAAGGGCAGGGCCAGTGATGAGAAGGAGCCTGCGGGCCCACCCTCACCAGCACCCTCACCTGTGCCCTcacccagcccagctcagccccagaAGGAGCATCCCACAGTGGAGACCCCTGCAG ATATGCCTGTCCTGAtctcatccccagcccctgctcccccGGTGACCCCTAGCAAACCCATGGCTGGCACCACAGACAGAGAAGAGGCCACTCGTCTCCTTGCTGAAAAGCGGCGCCAGGCCCGGGAACAGCGGGAGCGGGAGGAGCAGGAGCGGAGGCTACAGGCGGAAAGGGACAA GCGAATGCGGGAAGAGCAGCTGGCACGAGAGGCTGAGGCTCGGGCTGAGCGGGAGGCCGAGGCCCGGAGGCGGGAGGAGCAGGAGGCCCGAGAGAAGGCACAGGctgagcaggaggagcaggaacgGCTGCAGAAGCAG AAAGAGGAAGCTGAAGCCCGTTCGAGGGAAGAAGCAGAGCGGCAGCGTCTAGAGCGGGAAAAGCACTTCCAGCGGGAGGAGCAGGAGCGGCAGGAACGTAAAAAG CGTCTGGAAGAGATAATGAAGAGGACTCGGAAATCAGAAGTTGCTGAAACCAAG AAGCAGGACCGAAAGGAGGCCACAGCCAACAATTCCAGCCAAG ACCCAGAGAAAGCAGTGGAGGCCAGGCCCTCGGGCCTGCAGAAGGACACTATGCAGAAAGAGGAGCTGCCCCCCCAAGAGCCACAGTGGAG CCTGCCAAGCAAAGAGCTGCCAGGGTCCCTGGTGAATGGTCTGCagcctcttccagcacaccaggAGAATGGCTTCTCCCCCAAGGGACCTTCTGGGGACAAGAGTCTGGGCCGAACACCAGAGGCACTTCTGCCCTTTGCGGAGGCAGAAGCCTTTCTCAAGAAAGCTGTGGTGCAGCCCCCGCAGGTCACAG aAGTCCTTTAA